From Canis lupus baileyi chromosome 16, mCanLup2.hap1, whole genome shotgun sequence:
GTCACTCATGTGACATGACATGGACAGGTAACCGCGGATTCACACCTGTACAAAGGAGGAGCCTGATGGGTGGACCCAGTGGTCAGAGGGGCCTCCCAAGGGACACGGCAGGCAAGCTGGGCCCCTCACCCGGTCACAGGCCAGCACAAGGTGGTCCTTCCTTCCTGGGAGTGAGTGCCCGTGTCAAATTCAGGAGTGGCCTTGACAACTGGCCTGACCCTACATGGCCTGGGCTGCTGTGGGCTTTGGTGAGCATGGAGAAAAGGCTTGGGTTCAGCCAGCACCAGTGGCCACATCAGCCAAAAGGCCAGTTGCAGGCGTGTGTCCATCTGCCACTGTGGCCTCCCCCACCCGAGGAGCCACATGTGGCCTCTTCCCTACCTGGCCTCTTCAGGACCCAAAGAATTCACACTCCCCAAACTACTCCTCCACAGCTGCCGTGCCCTTGGCCCCAAGTCTCTGGGTCACTCCCTACCTGGGGAAATCCTGAGGTTGGCAGAAGCCCAATCAGCCTTCAGGACAAAGCTCACCTCCTAATGTGCCCGCACGACCACACTTGACCCAGTCCCTGCCCGCCTCCCTCCTCTTGTCCCTGGCCCCTCAAGCCCCACACACCAGCAGAGCAGAACCCCTGGGGTCCCAGACCAAGCCCTGCCACCTCCGTGCAGACCTCCGCACGTgtgttccctttgcctggaacatTGTTCTCGCCTCATCCCCCAGTGCCTGGATCTCCGGGTCCAGAAGCTTCTTCTGGCTGCCCCAGGTCAGGTTAGGGGctctcctctgggctccctcATGCCCTCCAGCCCTCACACAAGTCAGCTGATTTGCCAGCTCCCCACCAGGCCAGGAGCTTGCTGTTGGATCCTCCTCTGGCCTATGGTTGGTACTCAGTGTTTGAATAATTGAGGACCACCGTGTGACAGCCAGCTCCACAGCCGCGTGTGAGGCTGGGACTCAGGAAGTCTGGGCGCTGCCCCAGGAGGGCTGCTCATTTGCTAGGTGGCCTTGGACGCATCTCTTCCTTCTTTGGGGCTGCTCTGCTGGCCTCTGGGGTTGGAGGGGTGCCAGGCAGGGCCATGGTATATAAGCTGCAAAGTGCCCTGTAAGCGGACAGGGCCGCTGGGCCCCATCCTTGCCCTGTCTGGTCTCGCCAGGAAGCCAGCTCTGGCTGGAGTGTCCAACCCCAGGTGCCCCGTCCACCAGGGAGAGCCATCCGGTGTCAGCACTCGAGGCCTGGCAGCTCAGACACAGAGCCTAACAAGGATGGATGGTACCAGGGTTCAGAGAGGCGGCAGCGGGCTCCTTCCCAAACAACAATTGAGTTTCCGAGAGATTCCGTGTGGCAGGGAGGTGATCCTGACAGATGCCCAGAGGTATCTGGGAAAAGATTGCTTTTGACGGAAACCCAAATGGATATTAACGTTTATCGGCCTCGCAAACACTTCTCAGCCGAGAGCGGCCTTCCTCCCAGACCCCTGATCCAGGTATCTGAGCAGGAGGGCTGTAGGCGGGCAGGGGTGTGGGGTCTGGCGTTCCTCCTCGACTCCCCCGTAATGGCCCTGGAAGCCCAGGCCCTGGGTATTACCCGCCGCCCGGCTCAAATCCTGATTGACTTCCCAGGAGACTGGCTCCAAGTCCATCTGAGTGGAAGATGCAGAGCCCGGGCTGGCGCCTTGGTCTTTCATTAAGTCTGTCCTAACCCTTAACTCTGATTTCTGGGTTTTGGCTGCTACGCTGGCGCTGCTCTGCTTGCCGAGGGGTTCCCAGAGGCGAATGCTATAACTCAGATGTTCTGAGTTAGGAAAACAAAAGAGCTTTTAGTCCCCAGATGCGGATCCAGTACAGTTAAATGCTCTCCTCTGGAGCTTGAAAAGACGTTTGGAGGTTTGTCTGTCCCCGGGTCTTCGGGGATTCACAGCTGCTCTCACACCAGCTCCGCCCTCTGGATGCGCTCACCTTGCCCCCCACTCCGGCCCACCTGCCTCAGTtgggcctccccctgccccagtctGGCCCCCTGAGCAGGGGCACGGACCCCTTTCGAAGCTGATGCAGGCTGCCGCATTCCCAGGGTCCCAGAGAAGCTTCACTCTCCCCTCTgctgggacatctgcaccccaaaaTTCACATCAAGCTCCTCGGTGAGAAATGGAGGCATCCTACCGGCCTCTCCTCATGCTCTGAGTGCCAAGGACAGAGAcctgggggcccaggagggcACTCCTGGAAAACAGCTGACCTCATGCCCTGCTTtgggtccccaggaccatgccctggactCCAGTGGATGCCCTCTTGGCAAAGAGCTCAATAAAGGGCGGGGTCACACACATCTTGGTCATTGTTGGGTGGCCAGTACCTTGTACAGGGGACCGgggcctctccccaccactcccaGCTCCGGAGAGATGTCAGGGCCACCTGTAGCCACTCCACCGGGCCTTCCAGTGGCCGTGAAGACATCTCATGTCTCCTGCTTCCCACCCAGGCAGAAACAAAAGGTGCAGGAAGTCACACTGGGGGATGAGGCGAGAACAATGTTCCAGGTAAAGGGAACATACATGCAGAAGTCTGTAGGAAGGTGGATCCTTGCCGGGAAGCCACTGGGGTCTCTGCTCCCTGCAGGTGCGTCCCCCCATTCCCCCTCTCATATCCTGCACACCTGTCATATATCGGATAACTTGAAAGACAGCATCTACACATGTCATGTGCTTGCAACAGCAAGAGGTTCCCAGTGCTGCGTTCCATCACAGCCCATCCCCGACTTGCCTGGTGCCCCCGGGAACTGCTGTGTTCCCAGAGGCTCAAGGCTCAAGGGACAGGAGGTGGCTCCATAGGCAGGGGACAGGGTCTAAAATCTGCTCCCCCGAGGGCCCCAAGGCTCAGCTCACAGCCTCTGCTTGCCCTGCGCAGATTTCTGAGGGTGTAGAGTTCTTGGGTTCGATTAGGGGCAGGTAGGTGGGGGCCAGAAGCTGAGGGCAGAAGGCTGGGTGAGCGGCTGCTCAGAGCACCCCGGCTCACATGTGCCACCCCCCTGGGCCCCCCTGGGCCGCCCAGGCATCTGCCCGGGAGACTCACCGTCCAGCCCCCGCCATCTGTGCGCATGTCACAGTAGACCTGGAAGCCCGCAGGGTAGTGCGTGGGGAAGACTGAATAAATGCCATCCTCCTGCTGTCCGCTCAGGAGCACGTCCAGACAGTCACGCGGCGGAGAGCCTAAGACGGAGAATGCTGTCAAGCCTGCGCCTGGCACCTGTGTGCCCGCCCATCCCCCTCTGCCCTGGGTCTCCCTGATTTGTCTGTCTACCATGAGCTCCAGGGCACCAGCCTGGGGAGCAGACCttggctctgcctctccctgggggAGTGAGCACCCTCTGGGGCCTtgctttcctcatctggaaaatgggcatAGTGGGCTGGGAGAGGGGTCAACAGAAGGGGCAGGTAGGTGCTCAGTGCTGCGGCAGGAAGTCCTCAGCAAACAGCAGCAGTGAGTCCTCATCAGAGGGCTGGGTGACAGGTGATGGGGGTACAAAGCTGGGCACCCACAGCTCCCAAGAAAGGCAGCCTCCACCCCACTCACCACTGGTGCAGCCCCGTGGCCGCAATCCCCTGGCAGGTGCCCTCTGGAGGTCAGCTTTGACGCGGGGCCGGCCAACCCCCCGGTCCCTCTGCAGGGCATCGAGGACATCACTGACCGAGTTCATCAGGTGAGCCATGTGGCCTTGACTCTCGGAGAGAAGCTGTGGAGCAGCGGGGTGGGTAGAAGGGGCAGGAGGCTTCGTCCTTGTACGATGacagcccctgccctgctctggcCCCATCCCAGGTGGTCAGTGTCTGTGTATTCAGAGGATGGGGGCTCGGGTGGGAGGGCACACGGGTGCTTCAGCAGAGCCCTGTGCCCACTGCACCCCAGGCCCTGTCCTCATCCATTTCTGAGCCTCTAGACTGGGGGAGGTGACTGCAGAGAGCTCTGCTGGGCAGGCGGATTCGGCACTGGGCAaagctgggttcaaatcccaactcacCTGTTTACCAGTTACACAATGGGGTGAGTGACTTAACTGAGCCTGGGAGCAGGACTCCCTGTCACAATTGTCACAGAGACTGGTGACAATGTGCAAGAAGGAGCCAGCTCAGCTGGGGCCCACAGTGGGACCCACAGGACCAGGCCCACCTCGTTATGTGAATTTGTAAGGCACCTTCCAGATTACAACACACCTCACCTAACGTCTCTCCTGATGCCCAGCAAGGCTGCGAAGGCAGGGGTGACGGTTCTGCATGCAGACGGGGGCCTTGGAAATACtcccacccagcccccacccaaaCTCCACGTCTCCGATGTCCACCTCATCTCACACACCCCCAGCACTGTCAGGAGGGAGGCTTGGGTTGCTGTCTCCTtggtacagatggggaaacagctCCAGAAGGAGACATCTCTGATTGAGAACGACCTCAGGCCACCTCCCCAGGGTTGGCTGGTGGGAGAGGAACCTAGGACTGCATCATTGtgccggggcagggggcgggggcgggggcaggacaAGTGGGGGGCAGCGGTCTGGACTCATTCTGGGCTTTGGTTCAGCCCCTCCTCCATTCACTGGACAAGGGACCCTGGAAGAGCGACCGAACCACCTGTGAACAAGAGTAACAGGATCTGTGTTTCCGGGGTGGTTCATGAGAGCATGTGCTGGGGGCCTACGCGCCTAGCCCACCTTCCCCACCCGAGCTATTACCACTGCTCACCACCAGCTACCCTTCTTGGGATCTGGGTCTGGAGGTTTGTTGCTCGGCCAGCACGGCACTGACCTGCAGCAGTCagtgctgcacctgctgcctAGAAGGTCTGGGGCCCACCAGCTCCCCACCCAGGAATCTAGGAGGCTGCAGGacgaggaggggagggggctcccGGGCCCACTACAGCCGGCCAGTGCATGCAGAGCCTGCTGCCACGTCCTTACACACTGAACCTGTCACTTGTCTGATAACAGTTCGTTCCaggaaggaaaatacaaataaatggtgCCAGTGGTTTGCAAAATTCGGCTTGTCCAGAAGCAAGGGCCCCGCAAAGCTTATAGTCAGTTCCTCTTCTGCAGTGAGGGCTGAGGCCTGGGAagaggcactgaggtgggcaggggggatgcGGGGCCAAGGCGGCCCACCCTCCCCAGGCTTTCACTGCAGTGTCCTGTACACAGGCTCTGTCAGGGGAGCCCGGGGGGGCAGGGGCCATCTGCAGGGTGTGGGTGGCCGAGATCACCAGGCTCACTGGCTAAGTCTCTAGGGCACTGCCCATCCTTCTGCGACAAGCGGACACACTTGAGAAACTCAGGCACAGCCCGCTCTTGCTGGCGGGCAGGGAAGACCTCAGTTTAAACCAGCAAATGATTAAAGTTGAAAATGTACATATAAACATGCTCCGAATTAATAGGGAAAGTCAGTCCCTGCTCGCTGAGCTGCACAGATGCATTAAAGAGGACGTGGCATTTTTTTAGAGGCGGGGAAGTCAGAGCTGCTTCTGGCACTTCCCGGTCGTGTGACTAAGTTTAACCAGGGCACTcccccactctgagcctcagtctgcCCCTCCACAGAATGGGGCAATCATCTCCACCTCCTGGGGCCACTATGCTACCAAGTGCTTATTACCCAGCATCCGGCAGTTCCCTGCACTACTCTTGCAAAAGGGATTTTCAGTGGTGGCCTCCCCATTGGCCGAGTCTTGAGTTCACAAATCGTTTCCACcatcataataaaagaaatgctgGACAAATGTGCCAGACGCCAGCTGAGCCCAGCACGGCCAGGAGCTCCCACGCCCTCTTGGGTACGGACTCTGTCagccccattttgcaggtgaggagaCTCAGCCCAGGAAGGGCAACCCACATGCCCAAGTCCAATAGCTGCTGCTTCGTGGAGTctggactggatcccagcacTGCCCCCTGAACCCTGAAGGCAGAGCCACTCAGCCCTGCTGCTCCCAGGCCAGTGCGCCTTAGATGTCTGTACACGTGAGGGCCACATGAGGGCCGCCCTGATGCTTGTTCAACTGTGGGGTGCCGGGGGTTTAcgatgaggttcagagaggtgccTTTTAGCAAGCAGCTCTGGCACTCCTGACAGAGGGTGCCTGTGGGCAGTGCTTTGGGAAACCCAGGTCTGGGCTGGCCACCTGGGGGTCTGGGAAGCCTGGAGGAGTCAGGAGCCACAGCAACCCAGCTCTGCAAGACACATGGCCTCTGAAATCACCCTGAGTCTGCAGGAAACGAGTCAAATTAAACATTCTTTTGAGAAGTAAATATATCAGGTGAGCCGAGGTACTACGGCACCCCTAAAAAGCTATTGGTCTTGTAGGAACAGGTCTAGGCCTCTGCATAGATGGGTGGGTAGGAGACCTCGAGGGCCCTCCCCACGATTCTCCACCCCTGCCCTAAGGGCCTGGCTGACCCCATGTCTGACCAGGGGCTGAACCACTGGAGAGCAAGGTGGGGGCCCCAGGTCACCCAGAAAATCTGGAGGTCTCCTCTGAGCCCTGCTGATAGAAGGGGCAGCCGaactcccctacccccaccccaccccaggagggGGAAGCGCCTTCTCATCAGTCACCCAGACAGGATGACAAGGGCTATAATTTCTCCAGCTGCAGTCTTCAGAGGAGGGGAGAGACCCATTGCTCATGAGCTGCTGGGTGACCAAATGCCTGGTCATCCCCGGTGTCCAGGAAGGTCTGGGACCAATGGCAAGGTGGGTCTCAGCTCCTGGTGCCTAAGTACCTGAGTCATAGGGGTGAAAGGGTCCAAAGCCGAGGGTGGGCAGGGCACTGGAAGGCCAGATGCCAGGCCTAACCTGGCCACTGTACCCTGGACAAATCATTGTCCCTTCTTGGCCTCCATTTTCTGTTCTGGAAAATGGTGGAAAACCAAAGAGATGATCCTAAATCCCTGGTTGTATGTGGTGGGAAGCTCTTGCTGCTGCTCCTTGAGTGGTTGATGTTGGAAACTCTTCCCCCAGACCTAACAGGTGCTTGCTAGGACCTGCATTGGCTCAGAAGAGGGGAGACAATGATGGGGGGATGGGcggaggcagtgggagaggctAAGAGTCTGGTCGGGCTCCCTCAGCTGGTCCCTCCTTCCCTAGAAAGCTGAGAGCATCAAATGGCAGAGAACGGGAgacagggagctggggagggagtACAGTTCTCCCTGGCCATTTGGCACAGCAGGGGAGAGGGCTTGCCCAGGACCAGACACGTGACCTTGAACCTTAAGTCACTACAGATGGAGGCCAGGTCCTGCCTCACCTGTACTGGCGCACCTGGGAAGCCCCTCGAGCCCTGGACTTGACCTGACTGTGGGATGCTATGGGGTGCTAATGCAAGTACCCAGGTCCCCAGGACAGTGGGTTGGAATGATTTGAATCCTGGTGTCTCTGGCTGTGTGGCCTCGGATGAGAAACTCGCTTCTCCGAGGCTCATTTGCTTGATGGTAGATGGGAACAGTGACACCACCTGGTTCTGGGGCCCTCGGGGACCGAGCGAAGCCATGAACATCaggtgccccccagcccccacgaaGACCCCAGGTGCAGCCGCAGCCCCTTACCTGGATGAGGCGGCCCTGCTCACTCTGCAGGGCGCCgagcccctggcccagggcaccGAGGCCCTTGCGCAGCCCTGCGCACTCCGCCTGCAACTCCGAGGCCCGGGCCAGCAGCCGGGGCAGCTGGTCCGCCAGGGTGTCCAGCAGCTCCCGCTCCTGCTCGCCTGCCAGCCTCGGTTCGGCCCGGTGCTCGGCCAGCGCCTGCAGCACGGAGGCCTGCGCGCCCTCCAGGCGGGCAAAGCCGTCGGCGAGGTCGGGGCAGCGCGGGTCAATGAGGATGCTGAGGCGTGAGCTGTCAGCCCTCTCCACGGTGACCAGGGCGCTGTTGGCACCTGCCGGCCCGGTGCTGACGACAGGCGGGGCCGCCGTGCCAGGCACGTGGGTGTGGTTCAGGAAGAGCATGGCACCGGTGACAGCCACAGCCAGCAGCACAGCCAGGGACAGCAGCACTGTGCACAGCACGTAGCCGCAGCTGGTCCACTGCGGGCAGGCCCCGTGcgcacacagacacagacagacagacggacagGACAGAGGAGGGGCGGCATTAGGGCCAGAACTGTGCTTCCAGCTCTGCccagtgagggcagcccaggcggctTTTGCGAAGCCTGGGCGAGACTCAGGGGACTCCCTTCTTGGGGCCTGGGGAAACGGAgtcatacagagaggcagagatgagagACAGCAGCCCAGAGGGGAGACCGAGAGCTCAGGACCAATGAGAAAGCAAGAACGAGTGAGTGAGAGGTGCAGGCAGCCCGagatggagaggaaaagagaaactaaggCAGGCACACCTCCCCAAGGCAgccctcctgggtggctcaagacTGCAGGTGAAGGCTCCCATGGCCTCAGGCCCCCTTGCTGCCATTTccggaggggaggggggacccctgggtgaggGACATCACCTTgttgagcctcagtgtcctcacctgtaaaatgaggcaaTAATGACGCACCCTGCCCCACACGTGGGGGCCAGCCATGCGGACTCGGGAAGAGAGCTGGAACGTGACAGCAACAATGCTAAGAACTGCCATACTGTTACAGCAGAAGGAGCGCCCATCACTAAGGGCCCCTCTGGACCTGGAGCACCCACAGCCCGAGTCCCGAAGCCTGTGCAGGCCTGGGGGGTGTCCAgcatctcctctcctctcctccccagagcAGGCTAAGGGGCGGAGCCTGCCGGGGAACCTGGAGAAAGGTACCTCGCCTCCTTCGCTGTCCCCGATCGCTCACAGCCCCCAGGGAGCTTGTTGGGCGGCCACGGAGCATGTGACACGTGGGGAACatgagacccaggagagccaaggGCTCTTGCCCCGGGTCGCACAGCAGATCAGAAGCCAGCTCAGACTAGCCCCCCAGGCCCACCTGCCCCCTGCTTCCTCCAGGGGCAGGCACCGCCTACGGCTGGCTTTCCCCCCACATTTCCAACCTTCGGGACTGGAGATGCATCTTTAACCGAGTTAGTCTACGAAAGCACTCGGAGCTGTGCCCGGCGCATTGGGCGTGCGCAGTAACTATTAGCGGCTTTTATTACCTCGTGATCAATGTGCACAGAGCGTCGGGAGGTGTCTGGTTCTTTATTTTCCACTAACGTGTTACTTCTGTATGTCCCTGGCGCTGAGAGGCACCTTTCCATTTTTCCACATTTTGACACCTCCGACGCCGGGGGCTCCTACGGCCGTAACTGGCCCTTTTTTTCTCAGTGGTACGTGGAACAGCGAGTCCTCTCATACAATGCGTCTTACTCCAAGAAAGTGCAGTAGAGCAAACAGCCTGTTTTGCATGAACTCAAATTCTACAAGTAAGTCCTGAGTCCTACCTGGCACCAGAGGAAGATGGGGTCAgggatgaggtgcaggtggacaagaggacccccccaccccaggaagggTGCTGTGCTCTTGGCGAGATGAGGGAGACAACTCCTTAGCCCACCCGCGGACTCAGCGCTCTGGCCCTCCTCTCTCCATACCTGCCCGGGCGGCCCGTCCATCGGGGGCTCCACACACCCAGACAGCTTACTCCTGCCACACCTGGACACGTCGCTCCCTCACATTAGCTCTGCACAGAGCTTTGCTCTCTTAGCctgaggcacctgcttctcctgctcctcttcccaactccctctcttccttcaggGCCTGGCTAAAtgccacctcttccaggaagccttccttgactgtTTCCCCAGGCCTCCCCGCCCCAACCTAGTTTAGGGGGAGGCTCCTCCCCCATGTCCCCATGGCCTTTTgtcccgccccaccccccatggtGGCTTCTCATTAAGACAGACACTCATCACCTTTGACTCCATTCTTGTGCTCATTCAAACATCTATTCAGTGTCCACTGGGTGTCCCCATGAGCCAGGCTCCAGGCCAGTTGCTGAGGAGGGAGTGGCAGTTGTTCTAGCCCTGCCCAGGGAGAGCTCACGTCCCATGACCTGTGATCTTTAACCTGTGTGGTGCGTGCACTGGTTTGGGAGTCTCTGAAAGCTGTGTATACCAGGACGGCCGGGCTGGCAAGTCCTGGGCCCAGGACACTTAGGCCAGACCATGAGAGCCCCCGAGAGCAGCACCTGCTCGCCAGGCACAGAGCAGCTGCTTGTTGGATGGATGGGAGGAAGAGCAGATGGACCAGGTCACTTCTTGGTGACTGTGCTCACACGGGGAGGAGGTGAAGGTCCTGGCACCTACTGCGCTTGGCAGGGCAGGGACTTGTGCCCTCCATGCTGAGCCCTGGCCCTCGAAGCGAGGCCACCTCTAACCCTGAGCCATCCCTGCTGGCCTGGCACAGGATGAGTTCCCCAGGCACCTGCAGGTCAGGAGCTTCCAGACAGGTGGGCACCACCTAATCGCCACCATTCCTTGAACCCGTGCCCCATGCCTGCCCCTGAAACCTCCAAACGACCCCCTGCTATGGTCGGATTCACTTGGCAGATGGGAAAATGAAGCTCGGAGAGCAGAGGACCCCTCCCTTCCCAGGGTTGGGCCAGCCCTTGAACCCAGGGCCAGTGGCTGGAAGCACACAAGGCTGCTCGCTGTCCACAACGTTCTTCCCTGTCTGGAGCGTGACTGGGGGTTTGAGGGACGAAGCTCTGTGTCAGCAAGTGAGGCCCCGTCAGGCCCCTCCCAGAGCCCATCGGGAGACACCTTGCCCCGAGCAGCTCTGAGCAACGTCCTCCAACTGGAGAACATTAAGGTCCCCAGCTGGCAAGGCAGAGCAGCCAGCCATGTGTCCCCCATGTGTCCAGGACCCTCACCCTCCCATGCATCTGCTTCCACccaagcccccagcccctggagggaaggcagagagggaaaagaggagagaggctTGAGAAAGCCGCAGCCCCCACCCCGGAGGCGCAGGGGGATGATGGAGTTGGAGATGAAACGGGCCACTCAGCAGCGGAGAATTAGTCTTCTGAGATCACCCGAAACACGGACTACTGTTCACTTTTATAGGCCGCTGTTTACGTGGCTCGCAAAGGAATTTGCCCAAGATAATAAGGGAGGCTCCGGGTGGCAGGCAGCCCACTGGAGCACGCGGTGGGGCTGGAGCTCATTAACGGGCCTCTGGCCGTGGCAGGGCTGGGTGCGCACCCCGGGGTCTGCAGCAGGGCAGGGAAGGCACGCAgggcccccacctcccaggacAAGGAGTGGGGACGCTGGGAAGGTATCCCGGGCAGTGGGCATGAGAGGAGCCAGGGGCCCTGGGTTCAAGGTCCCCTCTGCCACTAACTGCTCATGTGAGCCTCCAGTTGGAGGGACAAGGCTGCACTCTGCATGACCTCCCACCTCCCAGTGGGGGCCCACAGTCAGTGGCTTCTCAGGAAGCCCAGCCAAAGACAAGGAGGACAAGATAGGCTCTtgccaggggaggcaggagggaggaagccCCAAAGGTGCCTCAGTGGAGGGGTAGGGTCTTTCCCCATGGCCTCCTCTGTGTCCCCAGCCTCAGAGGTGGCCATGGGGTCTGGCGGGGGAAAGAAGTACTCAGGAGGAAGGGACACAGCGCCTCGATGCCCTGCTGGGCATCGCCCCCTGCCTTCTGCCCTATTCGCTAGGGGACCCAAGTGGAGGTAGTGCCCGGGGTAGACACCTGGGGTAGATTGGGACTCTACTCCTTGTATCAAAGCAGGAAGAAAGTGTCCCTCCGGGGGAGGCCAGGCAAGGACAGATCCACAT
This genomic window contains:
- the FIBCD1 gene encoding fibrinogen C domain-containing protein 1 isoform X2 yields the protein MLFLNHTHVPGTAAPPVVSTGPAGANSALVTVERADSSRLSILIDPRCPDLADGFARLEGAQASVLQALAEHRAEPRLAGEQERELLDTLADQLPRLLARASELQAECAGLRKGLGALGQGLGALQSEQGRLIQLLSESQGHMAHLMNSVSDVLDALQRDRGVGRPRVKADLQRAPARGLRPRGCTSGSPPRDCLDVLLSGQQEDGIYSVFPTHYPAGFQVYCDMRTDGGGWTVFQRREDGSVNFFRGWEAYRDGFGKLTGEHWLGLRRLHALTTQATYELHIDLEDFDNSTAYARYGSFGVGLFSVDPEEDGYPLTVADYSGTAGDSLLKHSGMKFTTRDRDSDHSENNCAAFYRGAWWYRNCHTSNLNGQYLRGAHASYADGIEWSSWTGWQYSLKFSEMKIRPVRGDR
- the FIBCD1 gene encoding fibrinogen C domain-containing protein 1 isoform X1, with product MVNDRWKTMGGASQLEDRPRDKPQWTSCGYVLCTVLLSLAVLLAVAVTGAMLFLNHTHVPGTAAPPVVSTGPAGANSALVTVERADSSRLSILIDPRCPDLADGFARLEGAQASVLQALAEHRAEPRLAGEQERELLDTLADQLPRLLARASELQAECAGLRKGLGALGQGLGALQSEQGRLIQLLSESQGHMAHLMNSVSDVLDALQRDRGVGRPRVKADLQRAPARGLRPRGCTSGSPPRDCLDVLLSGQQEDGIYSVFPTHYPAGFQVYCDMRTDGGGWTVFQRREDGSVNFFRGWEAYRDGFGKLTGEHWLGLRRLHALTTQATYELHIDLEDFDNSTAYARYGSFGVGLFSVDPEEDGYPLTVADYSGTAGDSLLKHSGMKFTTRDRDSDHSENNCAAFYRGAWWYRNCHTSNLNGQYLRGAHASYADGIEWSSWTGWQYSLKFSEMKIRPVRGDR